CCGTTCATCTGGAGTTTCTTTTTGTGgaaaagttcattttttttcaatagatgcagGGTTATTCTGGTTGTCTACTTCTTTGTCCTGTGTGGGATTTGCTCACTTCATTTAAGTTGTttggcataaagttgttcataataaTCCTTGTGTATAATCTTAGTGATATCACCTGtcattctccccccaccccatacacCCAAGCTCTCTCTGGCCTAAGGTTTATGAATTATTGGTTCTCAcagaacttgtgtgtgtgtgtgtgtgtgtacgcacgcGTGCGCCCCCAAACCTGGGAATGAATCTAAGAACTAGCCTTGGTTTcactcattttgttttttacgTGGATTTTTACTCTGATGTGTTAGTTCCTCTTGTACTAAGTTTGGGTCTCATTTGGTCTTTTCTTCTTTAGTTTCTTAAGGTGGAATCTGAAGTCACTGATTGGAGAAATGGTTTCTTTTTGACGTTGGCCTTTCCTTCCTGCTATGGATCTCCCCTGAGCACCATGAGCCGGATCCCACATTTTTACAAGTTTCAGTTTAAAACCCTAATTTGCACGCTGATCTCTCCTTTAACCAGAGTTAGAAGTGGTTCCTAAGTGTTCGAGGAGAGTCAAGGGCTTTTTGCCAACAACTCTCATTCCATGCAGTTGTGGTCAGAGAAAATGTGTTATAGGAAGTGAATCCTTTAGAATTTGACTTGTTTTACGACCCAGAACGTGGCCCATCTTGGCCAAGGTCCCCCATGAACTTGCTGGGCAACCTGGTTCCTCGCCCACCGCCTCCTGCTGCCCATCgcggagcgggggtgggggtggtggggggaccTCCAGCCTCGCCCGTTCCCTTCTGCTTCCCGGAACGCAGAGGTTCGAGGGGCCAGCGTGTCGGACTGTCATCTCGTTGGGTTCACCGTGGCACGGCCTTGTCCCTCGTGCACTTTTGCTCTGGAACCTCTGATAGGAAGGTCCCAGCTCCAGAAACCCGCACAGCTTTAGCGGGTAGCACACAAATCAGAACCTCCTTCCTTCTGTGGCTGAGCGACAGCCCATTGCGGACCTGCCCACCTGCGGACGGACACCGGCTGCTCCCGCCTTGGCTGTTGGGAGAGCGAAGCTGTGGGCCGAGCCGTTTCCGGGTCTATTTGGGCACAAACTGGGAGcggggctgtgggctcaggcGGCAGCTCAGAGCTTTCTTAGGAACACGTCAGCACCTGGCCTGTCGCTGGGTCCCAGGGGGACCTGCTCCCCACCTGTCTTTTGTCCCCACCTTGCACCCCCCCAGAGCCCAACTCTGCAGCTCACCTCCTCAGGCAGAAACCCCACTCCAGGGCGCCACCTCACCCCTGGCTCAGGGGCTCTCCCTGCCCGtcaccctccctccagcctcccctccgTGCCCGTCAGGAGTGCAGGTGTGGCCGTGAGGGTTTACCATGTGGGTCTCACCCACACGCAGCGACTTCAAAGAGAGACTCTCTTGGAGGGCAGGACGCCTCCACACGTGCCCTGGGGCGCAGACCCGGCTCTCACTTCTGGCAAAAGGTGCGGGGGTCCCCACAACCGCTGCCTGCCACTCCTAACGGCTGTATGCCCTGCAGGGGGCGCCAGACTGCCTCGGGGCGCTGGTGCTGGAGGGCACGGAGAGCCTGGGGTCCCTATCGTCCCCGAGTCCGTGTAAAAATGAAACAGATCCAGACAGGGTCTTTGAACTGACAAttataataaatttcaaaatctGAGCAGCAACATGAATGTGTTTCTTGAAAAAAGAACAGGGAACAGGGTGGGTGCCCGGCCGCTGCCCCGCTGCATCCTGGCCCGCGGCTCCCCAGCGGCGCAATAAATAGAATCCAAACCGGGACCCCAAGGACACGCGGGCGCACGTGGCGTCGGGGGCTCACGGGATCGCGCCCGGCTCGGCCGACTCTTCACAGACCAGGGAGGCCTCCGAGTCGGTGGCGCGGGTCCCGGCCCCGCGCCCACGTGGTGGCGGCCGAGGCGGCCGGGCGGGAGGTGCCCAGGACGGGCGGGCGTCAGTCCTACTCCTAGCGGCCCCCGGGGTGCAGGCCGGGCCCAGCAGCAGGACCGgactgggctgggccgggccgggcggctaGCCCTCCCGCACGCTGACGCGCGGCTCGGCCAGGGCCCCGTGGATGATGCCCAGGATGGTCTCCAGGCCGCTGCCCTCCAGCAGCGTGCGGTGGTCGCCCTCGATGATGTGCACCGACACCTTCCCGTCGCACACCTGGGACAGGTTGTAGTCGGCGCCCAGGTCCTCGCCCTGCGCCCCGCCCTTCTTGGCGCGCAGCAGCGTCACGTTGCCATGGTAGGTGGCCCGCGGCGTGTACTGCTCCGCGGCGCGCAGCTTGTGGTAAAAGGAGCGCGCGGCAAAGGTGAGCGCACGGCGGTCCAGGCCCGCGTGGCTCTGCGTGATCATGTCCACGGCGGCCACCACACGCTCCTCCAGGCCCGCGAGGGGCAGCAGCGCCTCCAGCACCTGCGGGATGGATGAGTGGGTCCCGCTGTGGGCCAGCAGACCCCGCCCCCGCCGGGTGCAGACCCCGCCCCCAGGCACAGACCCCGCCCCCGCCTGGCACAGACCCGTCTGGCCCAGGACCCACCCTGTTGTGCTCCGTGTCCGTGAACTGCTGCACGAAGAAGCACATGGCCGCGGCCTCGGCCTCCCCCTCGCAGCCGGGCGTCAGCCTCGCACGATAGCTCtgcaaggggagggagaggctgtgTAGGGAGGCGAGGGGGGCACGACCCGACTGGCTGACCCGGCGCCGCCCTCACCTGTGTGTAGGCCAGCACGTAGGTGTGCGAGCCGTCGAACAGGAAGAGGCTGTTgtgcgcgggggcggggccctgCTGCGCCTGCAGCTGCGAGCACATCTCGAAGGCCACGCAGGCGCCGTAGGAGTAGCCGGCGATGCGGTAGGGCCCCTCGGGCTGCACCTGCCTGATGCACTGGATGTAGTAGGCGGCCAGGCTCTGGATGCTGTCCAGCGGGGCGGCTGCGGGCGGGAGAGCTCCGTGTGGGTGGGTGCCCCGGCCCcatggcccccccgccccccccccccccgggacccGCACACACCTCGCGTGCACTGCAGGCCGTAGGTGGGGATGCTGAGCTTGGCGGCCAGGCTGTGGAACACCGTGGTGGAGCCCTCGATGGGGTGCACCAGGAACAGGGGCCGCTCGGAGCTCTGCACCGAGTTGAGCCGCGTGAGGGTCGGGCCCTCCGGGTTCACCAGCAGGGTGCTCAGGTTCAGCAGGGCCTGCTGCCGGGCAGGGCTGTCCTCCTTGGGCGTGGAGGCCgccagctctgtggggagagATGCCAGGGAGGCCGGCTTCCACCGGTGCCCGCGGACGCGCACGTCCGTACACGTGCACCTGCGGCTCCAGCTGCTGCTGGGGCTCTGGTCCCACTCGGAGGGGCTGGTCAACAAGCCCGACCTGGccaggctgcccacaggccgCACCGAGACACACGCccaccccccgaaggctgggccCGCGACCTCTGACCCGCACGCACCGCTGGCCGGGCTGGCCTGGGAGGACAGGTCCTGCAGCTTCCGCAGCGTGAGCTGCTGGATGTCGCGCATGGACAGCACCAGGTCGTGCTCGCGCTCCAGCGTCTGGCGCACCTCCACGCCCATGAGCGAGTCCAGGCCCAGGTCCCCCAGCGAGCTGTCCAGGTTGACGGCGGCCAAGTCGCGGAtgcctggggagaggagaggcgtTTGGTTGGCAAGTGGGGAGGGGAGTAGGGTGggtggtgagcaggcaggcaggccccgcGTGGGTGGGAAACTGAGGCGggcggcccctcacccaggatgtgTGCCACGGCCTTCACCAGGTCCTGCTGGCCGTCGCCGTCCCCGCGGGCCGCGGCCTTCTTCTCTGCCAGCACGAAGCTGCTTAGCACGGGGTGGGGCTGGCTCAGGAAGACGTCCAGCACCTCCAGGCAGGAGGCGATGCGCTGGGGCCGCGTCCCCCCGATGACCGAGTCGTTGCTGCCCATCGTCTCCAGCACCACGCCTACGTCACCGATGGAGCCCCACTGCACGGCCAGGCctgtgggcgggagggggggtggggtgagggcatgtggggGGCGGTCAGCATGGAGCAGGCGGGGccgtgggcgggagggggggtggggtgagggcaggtggggggcggTTAGCATGGAGCAGGCGGGGCCGCAGGCCTACCTGGGAGCCCGTCATGCCTGCGCCTCTCGCAGATGCGCTCCATGGTGGAGTTGGCGAAGCCGTAGTTGGTCTGGCCTGCGTTGCCGCGCCCACAGCTCACCGAGGAGAAGGCCACGAAGTAGTCCAGCTCGGGGCACGCCTCACGGGTCACCCTGTGGGTGCTGGGGTCACTCCCGGGCCAGCTGCCGCTGCCCGCCCCCTGCTGAACCGGCCCTGCCTCTGTGGAGCCGCGGCTCTGCCCCAAGAGTCCCGGGGCCTGGACCCGTCCCTGGAGCACGTGCACGGGGAGCGGGGCCCGGGGGGCGGCACCACCTGAGTGGGCGTGAgggcggggcgtggggagggcCGCGCCCACCTGTCCAGGTGCAGGGTGCCGCTGTACTTGGGCTTGCTCACGTCCTGGAAGAGCTCGGGCGTCTGGTTCTCCAGCATCGCGTCCCTCAGGACCTGGGGGGAGGCGAACTCAGCGCTGCCCCGCGGCCCCGGGCGCCCCGCCCGCCACGGAGCCCACTCACCATGGCCAGATTGAAGACGCCTCCGACCGGCCCCAGCTGCGCGGCCTCGGCGATGAGGCCCCGGGCCCCGTCCAGGGAGCTGGCGTTGCTGGTGGACACCAGCACCTGCACACCCTGTCGCCGCCACTCCCGCACCTGCTTGGCCTGGTAGCCTGCAGGCGGGGGACTGGGATCAGGGCTCCAGCCACCTTGCCCGGGGCCTCAGAGCCCGTGGGGGGCTGACCAGGGAGGGCGCGTCCCCACTGCCCGCCGcccgcccaccccaggcctcacccGTGCGGATGCCAGAGCGCGAGGTCAGCACCAGCTTCTGGGCCCCGCGCAGCACCAGCCACTGAGCCAGCTCCAGGCCGAAGCCGCCCAGGCCCCCGGCGATGACGTAGCTCTTGTGGGCCGGGCAGAAGAGCTTGGACACGGCGGTCGTCAGGGTGGGCAGGGGCCCCTGCGGCATGGCGTCCGGCTCCTCCTCACGCACCTGCACAAGCAGCACGGCTCACACTCTGCACGGGCGCCCAGGGTCCCCCTCACCTGCCCGGACCCCCCTCACCTGCACGGGCGCCCAGGGTCCCCCTCACCTGCCCGGGGCCCCCTCACCTGCACGAGCACTTTGCCGATGTGCTTCCCCTGCGCCATGTAGCGGAAGGCGCCCTCCACCTGGTCCTTGGGGAACACGGTGCAGCGGAGGGGCTGCACCACGCCGTCCCGGATGCCCGCCCGCAGCAGCCCCGCCACCGCCCGCCAGTCGGCGCTGGCCTCCTCGAAGAGGGCGTCCAGCAGGATCCCGTGGAAGGTCACGTTCCTCAGGAAGATGGCCATGCCTGGCGTGCGGGAGCGGAGGGCGAGGCTCGCACTCTCGGCCCCAGCGCCCGGGGGACCCACCGGCCCCGGCCCCACTGCCTGCTGCCCCCACCGGCCCCGGCCCCACCGCCTGCTGCCCGGCCTCACCCAGGGGGTGGTTGTTGAAAAGGTCGAATTTGCCGATTTCCAGGAAGCGGCCGTGCTGGGCCAGGCACCGCACGCTGGCCTGCAGCTTCTCCTCGGCCAGCGAGTTCAGGACCAGGTCCACACCTGGGGGGAAAGGCGTCCCACGGTCACCCCACTGCTGGGCACAGCCACAGTCCGGAGGCCAGACCCGGGCCTTGCCTGGCCTCCTTCTCCCGCTCAGCCCgcagggcagggtgggcgggggaggggcgggagcggAGGTGCCGGGCAGGGGGCGGTGCTGGGGTTCCGGGGGCCACGCACCCTTCCCCGCCGTGTGCTGGAGCACGTGCTGCTCGAAGGACGTGTCCCTGGAGTTGGCGAAGCTGGTGTCGTCGAGCTGGGGGAACCTGGCCTGGAGGTATGCCCGCTTCTCCGCCGACCCTGGGGGAGGCGCGTGCGGTGAGCTGGCTGCGGCGGGaggggcggccgggcgggcgggaggggcggcaGCTCACCCACGGTGGTGAAGACGcggcagcccaggctgagggcgATGGCGATGGCCGCCTGGCCCACGCCGCCCGAGCCCGAGTGGATGAGCACCGTCTCCCCGCGCTGCACGCGCCCGCGCACCACCAGCGAGTAGTAGGCCGTCGTGTAGACCACGGGCACCGAGGCCGCCTCCTTCAGGGTCCTGCCGGCACAGGGACGGGCACAGGGACGGGTCACTCAGGCCCCACCGGCCACGTCTGTGTCAGGCCTGGGCTCCCGGCCGCTGACTCACCAGTTGGAGGGCACGTCCCACAGGAAGTCCTGGGACAGCAGGACGGAGGTGGCCAGGCCTTCGGcgggcaccagccccatcacgcGCTTGCCGCTGGGGTCTCGGCCAGAGAACTCCATGCCCAGCATGCAGTCCCGGGCAGCCCACTTCCCTGGGGGCAGAGGGCGGGTCAGCCCACGGCTCTGGTCCGAGAGCTTTGGGCGGGGACCCTTTGCCCCCAGGGCCtgcacctgccccgccccgcccgcaccTGGGATGGCGTCAGGCGACAGCTTGCCCGTGGCCAGCATGATGTCCCGGAAGTTGAGGGAGGCGTAGTAGACGGTGCAGAGCTGGACgccggggctgggggccggggcgTGGCGCAACGGGGAGCAGACCCAGCGGATGGAGGACAGGTCCCCCCGGGTGAGGACGTTCACGAAGGCGTGCTCCGTCTGCTCCTCCGGCGGGCCTggggccagaggcagggctgctAGGGCCCAGCCGGGCGGGgatccccagcccctcctcacccaccCAGCTGCCGGCGGGGGCCCGGCGGGGCTCACCGTGCTCCAGCGGGAAGTGGCGGAAGGCCCCCCAGGCCCCGTCCCGGTGGACGTTCATGACCAGGTCCCCCCGCAGCACCTCCTGCAGCTCCGCGGAGCCGGGGTCCAGCTGGGGGACGGGGGACGCGCTGCTGAGGTTGGACACCAGGATGCACCTGTGGGCAGCAGACcagtgaggggagggaggtgctgggcagggcggggctgaggggaggagggggcgggcgggggccgggcaCAGCTCAGGGCGCTCACCGGACCCGGTGGCCGCCGGGCTCCTTCCGCAGGCAGTTGACCAGGCCCACGACGCCCGAGGTGGCGCAGCCGCGGGCCGtcagccacaccggccgggaGGAGGCGTCGGCCAGAATGTCCTGCAGGACGAGGCGAGGGTTGGTCTGTGGGAGGGTCCCGGGGCAGCGGgcgcggggctggggcgggggcacTGACCTTGAGCGAGTCCACCCATTGGAAGCTGGCGTCCTCCACGGGCAGGAAGATGGGGCTGCCCTGCGGGGCGGGCCGGCGGCACAGGAAGAGCACGGAGCCGTAGAAGGACCTCTTCAGGGCCACCAGGCGCAGGGACGCCCCCGCCAGCAGGCCCTCCCACTCGTCctggcccagcaggccctgccggCCCGGCGGCGGCTCGGGGCAGGCCAGGAAGGACAGGGTCTCCCCGAGGGGGTGCCCTCTGAGCAGCGTGTGCAGGAGCAGGAAGCCCCCCTCCTTGAGGGCGGCGGCCATGTTGCCGAGGGCTGTGGCCGGGTCCCCGAGGGTGGCCAGCGCACAGTTGCACACCAGCAGGTCGGCCGGGCCCAGGCCACTGGGGGCGGGATCCGCGGGGTCCCACTGGCCCTGGGCCACGTCGAGCTGCTGCAGCTTGGCCTGGGTGGactccagggcctgggggtggcgGTCGGTGGCCGTGTAGTCCAGCTGCAGCAGGGGCTGGGTGTTGAGCAGCGCCGGGATGCGCGAATAGAGGTGGCCGTCCCCAGCCAGCACCTGGTgggacaggggcctggatggGCGGCCCTGGCCCCCCGTCTGTAGCGCCCGTGTCCTTCACCCCCCGCCGCGGGAGCAGCGAACACGTGTGCAGTCTCACGCTGGTGCTCACGCCggctgggccctggccctggcgtgGGTCTGCCCAGCTCGGCGCCCGTGCTGACCGCCCTGCCCAGCACCTACCTCCACCACCTTCATGCGGAGGCCGGTCACGTTCTCCAGGGCGGTGTCCACGCAGGCCTTGAGGGCCGGGGAGTCGAGGAGGCCGCTGAGCAGCGGGTCCTCGGGCAGCCCCGGCCGCGCCTGCGCCAGCACCCGGCCCAGCTCCGGCTGCAGGTTCCCGTTGA
The genomic region above belongs to Myotis daubentonii chromosome 16, mMyoDau2.1, whole genome shotgun sequence and contains:
- the FASN gene encoding fatty acid synthase produces the protein MEEVVIAGISGKLPESENLQEFWDNLIGGVDMVTDDDRRWKAGLYGLPRRSGKLKDLSKFDATFFGVHAKQAHTMDPQLRLLLEVAYEAIVDGGINPASLRGTNTGVWVGVSGSEASEALSRDPETLVGYSMVGCQRAMMANRLSFFFNFKGPSVALDTACSSSLLALHNAYQAISSGECPAALVGGINVLLKPNTSVQFMKLGMLSPEGTCKSFDQAGDGYCRAEAVVVVLLTKKSLARRVYATILSSGTNTDGAKEQGVTFPSGEAQEQLMRSLYEPFGVAPESLEYIEAHGTGTKVGDPQELNGIDRALCATRQDPLLIGSTKSNMGHPEPASGLAALAKVLLSLEHGLWAPNLHFHSPNPEIPALHNGRLRVVDRPLPVRGGNVAMNSFGFGGSNVHVILRPNWCPPPAPAPHAALPRLLLASGRTPEAVQGLLEQGRQHSQNLAFVSMLNNIAATPVTAMPFRGCTVLGGEDGGQEVQQVPAGQRPLWFICSGMGTQWRGMGLSLMRLACFRDSILRSDEVVKPLGVQVSELLLSTDEATFDDTVNAFVSLTAIQIALIDLLTSLGLRPDGIVGHSLGEVACGYADGCLSQEEAVLAAYWRGQCIKEAHIPPGAMAAVGLSWEECKRRCPPGVVPACHNSKDTVTISGPQASVSEFVEQLRQEGVFAKEVRTGGLAFHSYFMEGIAPSLLRELKKVIRDPRPRSARWLSTSIPEAQWQSSLARTPSAEYNVNNLVSPVLFQEALWHVPENAVVLEVAPHALLQAVLKRGLKPGCTVLPLMKKDHADNLRFLLGSVGRLHLAGIDINPNGLFPPEEFPAPRGTPLISPLIKWDHSQTWDVPAAEDFPSGSSTSSATVYTIDASPESPSHYLVDHRVDGRVLFPATGYLSLVWKTLARALDQNMEQMPVAFEDVTLHQATILPKTGTVSLEVRLLEASHAFEVSQNGNLVVTGTVYQWEDPDPRLFDSQDGLDAADPADPSATFRLSRGDVYKELRLRGYDYGPHFQGVLEASLEGDTGQLLWRDNWVTFLDSMLQMSILGACQRSLRLPTRIAAIRIDPALHQRKVHTLQDETPAVRVVVSSSLNSTVAGGVVISGLHTSVAPRRQQEQHAPILEKFCFTPHVEGGCLADSAALQEELQLCSGLAQVLQAKVAQEGLKMVVPGLDGAQAPRKPPQQGLARLLASACQLNGNLQPELGRVLAQARPGLPEDPLLSGLLDSPALKACVDTALENVTGLRMKVVEVLAGDGHLYSRIPALLNTQPLLQLDYTATDRHPQALESTQAKLQQLDVAQGQWDPADPAPSGLGPADLLVCNCALATLGDPATALGNMAAALKEGGFLLLHTLLRGHPLGETLSFLACPEPPPGRQGLLGQDEWEGLLAGASLRLVALKRSFYGSVLFLCRRPAPQGSPIFLPVEDASFQWVDSLKDILADASSRPVWLTARGCATSGVVGLVNCLRKEPGGHRVRCILVSNLSSASPVPQLDPGSAELQEVLRGDLVMNVHRDGAWGAFRHFPLEHGPPEEQTEHAFVNVLTRGDLSSIRWVCSPLRHAPAPSPGVQLCTVYYASLNFRDIMLATGKLSPDAIPGKWAARDCMLGMEFSGRDPSGKRVMGLVPAEGLATSVLLSQDFLWDVPSNWTLKEAASVPVVYTTAYYSLVVRGRVQRGETVLIHSGSGGVGQAAIAIALSLGCRVFTTVGSAEKRAYLQARFPQLDDTSFANSRDTSFEQHVLQHTAGKGVDLVLNSLAEEKLQASVRCLAQHGRFLEIGKFDLFNNHPLGMAIFLRNVTFHGILLDALFEEASADWRAVAGLLRAGIRDGVVQPLRCTVFPKDQVEGAFRYMAQGKHIGKVLVQVREEEPDAMPQGPLPTLTTAVSKLFCPAHKSYVIAGGLGGFGLELAQWLVLRGAQKLVLTSRSGIRTGYQAKQVREWRRQGVQVLVSTSNASSLDGARGLIAEAAQLGPVGGVFNLAMVLRDAMLENQTPELFQDVSKPKYSGTLHLDRVTREACPELDYFVAFSSVSCGRGNAGQTNYGFANSTMERICERRRHDGLPGLAVQWGSIGDVGVVLETMGSNDSVIGGTRPQRIASCLEVLDVFLSQPHPVLSSFVLAEKKAAARGDGDGQQDLVKAVAHILGIRDLAAVNLDSSLGDLGLDSLMGVEVRQTLEREHDLVLSMRDIQQLTLRKLQDLSSQASPASELAASTPKEDSPARQQALLNLSTLLVNPEGPTLTRLNSVQSSERPLFLVHPIEGSTTVFHSLAAKLSIPTYGLQCTRAAPLDSIQSLAAYYIQCIRQVQPEGPYRIAGYSYGACVAFEMCSQLQAQQGPAPAHNSLFLFDGSHTYVLAYTQSYRARLTPGCEGEAEAAAMCFFVQQFTDTEHNRVLEALLPLAGLEERVVAAVDMITQSHAGLDRRALTFAARSFYHKLRAAEQYTPRATYHGNVTLLRAKKGGAQGEDLGADYNLSQVCDGKVSVHIIEGDHRTLLEGSGLETILGIIHGALAEPRVSVREG